CCCGCCGTCACCTTGCCCGCGTGCGGCGCGCGCTCAGACGCGACCTTCGGACTCAACCGCCACTCGCGCTCCGTGATGAGCCGCGCGCCGCGCGTGCTGAACAGGTAACTCCACACCCACGTGACGAACACGCCGAAGCGGTTCTTGAAGCCCACCAGGTACCAGACGTGGATGAAGAGCCACGCCACCCACGCGACGAAGCCCGTCAGCCTGGCGCGGCCCGTCTCCGCGATGGCCCGGTGCTTGCCGATGGTGGCCATCGCGCCCTTGTCCTTGTAGCGGAAGGGCGTGCGGGGGCGGCCGCGCAGGTCCGCGAGGACGTTGCGCGCCACGGCCCGGCCCATCTGCATGGCCGCAGGCGCGACACCGGGCACGAGCTTACCGTCCAGCTCCACGTGGGCCACGTCACCCGCGGCGAAGACCTCCGGGTGGCCGGGCAGCGTGAGATCCGCCGCCACCTGCACGCGCCCCGCGCGGTCCAGCGGCACGCCGAGCCCGCGCGTGAGGTACTCGGCCTGCACACCTGCAGCCCACACCACCGTGCGCGAGGCCAGGCGCTCGGAGCCGAGCATCACACCCTCGGCGTCCACCGCCGTCACGCGTGCCTCCGTGCGCACTTCCACGCCCAGGGCCGCAAGGTCGCGGTGCGCACGCACTCCCAGCTTCTCGCTGAAGGACGGCAGAATGCGTGGGCCCGCCTCCACGAGGAAGACGCGCGCGCGGGACGGTTTGATGCGACGGAAATCGCGCACCAGCACCGTGCGGCTGATGTCCGCGATGGCGCCCGCCAGTTCCACGCCCGTCGGGCCCGCGCCCACGACGACGAAGCTCAGGAGCGCGCGCTGGCGCTCGGCGTCGCGCTCGTTTTCCGCCTGCTCGAAGGCGCTGAGGATGCGGCGGCGCAACTCCGTCGCCTGCTCCAGCGTCTTGAGTCCCGGGGCGAAGTCCTCCCACTCCGACTTGCCGAAGTAGCTGTGCTGCGCGCCGCACGCGATGACGAGGTAGTCGTAGCGCAGCCGCACGTCGCCCTCACCGCCCACCCAGCGTTCCTTGAGGTTCACCCACGTGACGCGGCCCAAGTGCACCGACACATTGGGCTTGCGTGCGAACTGCGAGCGGATGGGCACCGCGATGTCCGCGGGGCTCAGTCCGCTAGTAGCCACCTGGTAGAGCAGCGGCTGGAAGAGGTGATGGTTGCGCTGGTCGAGGACCGTCACGTACAGCGCCGAGTGGCGCGCGAGCGCCTTGGCGGCCGTGAGTCCGGCGAAGCCCGCACCCAGCACGACGACGTGCTTCTGGCCGAGGGCGAGCGGAGGCGTGATGGGGTCCATGGGACATCTCCTTCACCTGGCCGTCGCACACGGCCGAGTAACCGTGGTGCGCCACCATGGCGTTGATGAGGCTCAGCCGATAGGCGCAGCGCGCGTCGTCGCCAGGGCTCGATACGTACTGCGCGCGCTCGGATAGACAGCCCCTAGTGCGCGTCCCCGCCGCTGGTGAACTTCAGGCCGATGACAGAGACGACCATGAGTCCGAGGAAGAAGAAGCGCCCCAGTGTGGCCGGCTCACGGAAGAGCACGATGCCAACAAGCGCGGCGCCCAAGGCCCCAATTCCAACCCAAACCGCGTACGCAGTTCCGGCCGGCAGCGTGCGCATCGCAATGGACAGCAGCGCCAAGCTGCTAATCAACGTGACGGCAACAAAGAGACTGGGCCAAGGCCGGGTGAAGCCCTGCGTATACTTGAGGCCCACAGCCCAGCACGTCTCCAGCAACCCAGCAACGAGAACAAGCAGCCACGACATGACGCACCCCTGGTCAGGGCGTCGTCTTACGTAACCGGGTACGGCGCATCTCGTCCGGGCAGGGCTGCAATCTGAACTGATTGC
This is a stretch of genomic DNA from Myxococcus xanthus. It encodes these proteins:
- a CDS encoding NAD(P)/FAD-dependent oxidoreductase, yielding MDPITPPLALGQKHVVVLGAGFAGLTAAKALARHSALYVTVLDQRNHHLFQPLLYQVATSGLSPADIAVPIRSQFARKPNVSVHLGRVTWVNLKERWVGGEGDVRLRYDYLVIACGAQHSYFGKSEWEDFAPGLKTLEQATELRRRILSAFEQAENERDAERQRALLSFVVVGAGPTGVELAGAIADISRTVLVRDFRRIKPSRARVFLVEAGPRILPSFSEKLGVRAHRDLAALGVEVRTEARVTAVDAEGVMLGSERLASRTVVWAAGVQAEYLTRGLGVPLDRAGRVQVAADLTLPGHPEVFAAGDVAHVELDGKLVPGVAPAAMQMGRAVARNVLADLRGRPRTPFRYKDKGAMATIGKHRAIAETGRARLTGFVAWVAWLFIHVWYLVGFKNRFGVFVTWVWSYLFSTRGARLITEREWRLSPKVASERAPHAGKVTAGDPTAPTSDARPPDGTTTTAAAALVAD
- a CDS encoding DMT family transporter gives rise to the protein MSWLLVLVAGLLETCWAVGLKYTQGFTRPWPSLFVAVTLISSLALLSIAMRTLPAGTAYAVWVGIGALGAALVGIVLFREPATLGRFFFLGLMVVSVIGLKFTSGGDAH